In the genome of Delphinus delphis chromosome 15, mDelDel1.2, whole genome shotgun sequence, one region contains:
- the C15H20orf96 gene encoding uncharacterized protein C20orf96 homolog has protein sequence MKTWTTVQPGLQSKPTLWMTSQPRNPLELRRGKLDSGKTQTKIRLVRTMLRNRRTAHQELCNHEDFLTKLCGELIKTIQDTDDSSALKVRVMLQQEDVFTTIADILEYSNKKKLHQMKCELQEWEEKEESKIHNLEQQVEQLDAKIEKVHKKVSFMSTYMDREYPIKSVQVANLVRQLQQVKDSQQDELDDLSEMCRMVLASMSNQIQNKKKNLLRSLVVKVQHAHQETLLQKTWNSQLILKYMDKFRELIDHFEEEIPILRAEVEQLQFQIWEPRETVFADVLLRRSKCTPNMDIILNVPVEELLPF, from the exons atgaagacCTGGACTACCGTCCAGCCAG GGTTGCAATCCAAGCCCACCTTGTGGATGACAAGTCAGCCGAGGAATCCACTAGAACTGCGCAGAGGAAAGTTGGACTCGGGGAAGACACAGACCAAAATCCGACTAGTGAGA ACGATGCTCAGGAACCGGCGAACCGCGCACCAGGAGCTCTGCAACCACGAGGACTTCCTCACCAAGCTCTGTGGGGAACTGATCAAGACCATCCAGGACACGGACGACAGCTCGGCCCTGAAAGTGCGGGTGATGCTGCAGCAGGAGGACGTCTTCACG ACCATCGCTGACATCTTGGAGTACTCAAACAAGAAGAAGCTGCACCAGATGAAGTGTGAGCTTCAGGaatgggaggagaaggaggaatccAAGATACACA ACCTGGAGCAGCAGGTGGAACAGCTGGATGCCAAGATCGAGAAGGTCCACAAGAAAGTGAGCTTCATGAGCACTTACATGGACCGTGAGTATCCCATCAAGTCGGTCCAGGTTGCCAACCTTGTGCGCCAGCTGCAGCAGGTGAAGGACAGCCAGCAG GATGAGCTGGATGACCTCAGTGAGATGTGCAGAATGGTCCTGGCATCTATGTCCAACCAgattcagaataagaaaaaaaacctactGAGGTCTCTGGTGGTG aaagtccagcatgCTCATCAGGAAACGCTCCTGCAGAAGACTTGGAATAGCCAGCTCATACTGAAATACATGGACAAGTTCCGAGAA CTTATAGACCACTTTGAGGAGGAAATACCCATATTAAGGGCGGAGGTGGAGCAGCTCCAGTTTCAGATCTGGGAACCCCGAGAGACTGTGTTTGCGGACGTTCTGCTTCGGAGATCCAA GTGCACCCCTAACATGGACATCATCCTCAACGTCCCTGTGGAAGAGCTGCTGCCCTTCTAG